In Juglans microcarpa x Juglans regia isolate MS1-56 chromosome 4S, Jm3101_v1.0, whole genome shotgun sequence, a single window of DNA contains:
- the LOC121263064 gene encoding uncharacterized protein LOC121263064, with the protein MANLVRLLKQWPTLHPLFCACVTPHHFAYSTLVPVTKAVTPRLSLTGVPSAHRSVHHRSRGLRLPNAPISSDLEEGGASDSDPDVRKSRNQLKRQARRAVRWGMELASFSTPQIKRILRVASLDQEVFEALMIVKKLGPDVREGKRRQFNYIGKLLREVQPELMDGLIQATKDGDQSRLQALSGSVLIGKDDEEAEESEYEEEEEGSDDCINMATRWFEGLIGKDTKITNEVYSIRSVEFDRQELRKLVRKVHSIQERQATTDENEKEADAAVMAARKSLTRFLLSLAKRMPSD; encoded by the exons ATGGCCAACCTGGTACGGCTTCTGAAGCAATGGCCGACGTTGCACCCCCTGTTCTGCGCTTGCGTAACGCCGCATCATTTCGCGTACTCAACCTTGGTACCAGTCACAAAAGCGGTCACTCCTCGTCTCTCCCTAACAGGAGTGCCTTCGGCTCACCGGAGCGTCCATCACCGATCACGTGGCCTCAGATTGCCCAATGCCCCAATTTCGTCCGACCTCGAAGAAGGCGGCGCCAGCGACTCCGATCCCGATGTAAGGAAAAGCCGAAACCAGCTCAAGCGCCAGGCTCGGCGCGCCGTCCGTTGGGGCATGGAGCTCGCCTCCTTCTCTACCCCTCAAATAAAACGTATCCTCAG AGTGGCTTCACTTGACCAAGAGGTGTTCGAAGCTCTAATGATAGTGAAG AAATTAGGTCCTGATGTCCGGGAAGGAAAGCGAAGGCAGTTTAATTATATcg GTAAATTGCTACGTGAAGTGCAACCTGAATTGATGGATGGCTTGATACAGGCTACAAAAGATGGAGACCAGAGTAGGCTGCAGGCATTGTCTGGTTCAGTACTTATTGGAAAGGATGACGAAGAAGCTGAAGAATCTGAatatgaggaggaagaagag GGTTCTGATGACTGCATTAACATGGCCACCAGATGGTTTGAAGGTCTGATCGGTAAGGACACTAAAATCACCAACGAGGTTTATTCAATCCGGAGTGTTGAGTTTGACCGTCAG GAATTGCGCAAACTTGTCCGGAAAGTTCACTCAATTCAAGAACGGCAGGCCACTACcgatgaaaatgaaaaagaagcaGATGCAGCAGTAATGGCTGCCAGAAAGTCCCTCACCCGTTTCCTTCTTTCCCTCGCGAAGCGAATGCCTAGTGATTAA